The Planococcus versutus genome contains a region encoding:
- a CDS encoding class I SAM-dependent DNA methyltransferase, with amino-acid sequence MKYGKFAAVYDGLMEDIPYEEYVEWVASHVSSGKLLDVACGTGTLSQLFAEMGYDVTASDLSDDMLTIANQRFQEANQSIPVLQLSMDNLEGLTGFDLVTLAIDSLNYLQTEQQVQQTFKEVYKALNQGGYFFFDVHSIFKVDTVYMNSPFVYDAEEIAYIWHTESGEFTHSVVHDITFFVQQGNLFERFEETHEQRTFPIAVYTNWLEAAGFSLESVTADFSTHLPDNASERIFFCARK; translated from the coding sequence ATGAAATACGGAAAATTTGCCGCAGTCTATGATGGACTGATGGAAGATATTCCTTATGAAGAGTATGTGGAGTGGGTCGCTTCTCACGTTTCATCTGGCAAATTGCTGGATGTCGCGTGTGGAACTGGCACATTGTCACAGCTTTTTGCTGAAATGGGCTATGACGTAACTGCGAGTGATTTGTCTGATGACATGCTAACAATTGCCAATCAACGGTTTCAAGAAGCAAACCAGTCGATTCCAGTCTTGCAATTGTCAATGGATAACTTAGAAGGTTTAACTGGTTTTGACCTCGTGACACTTGCAATTGATTCGCTAAATTATTTGCAAACGGAACAGCAAGTTCAACAAACTTTTAAAGAAGTTTATAAAGCCTTAAATCAAGGAGGCTATTTCTTTTTTGATGTGCATTCCATTTTTAAAGTAGACACGGTTTACATGAACAGTCCATTTGTTTACGATGCGGAAGAAATTGCGTATATTTGGCATACAGAATCTGGTGAATTTACGCACAGTGTTGTTCACGACATAACTTTTTTTGTTCAACAAGGTAACTTGTTTGAACGATTTGAAGAAACGCATGAACAACGGACGTTTCCGATCGCTGTTTATACAAATTGGCTGGAAGCCGCTGGATTTTCGCTTGAGTCAGTGACGGCAGATTTTTCAACTCACTTACCAGACAATGCAAGTGAACGTATTTTCTTTTGTGCTAGAAAATAA
- the yqeK gene encoding bis(5'-nucleosyl)-tetraphosphatase (symmetrical) YqeK, whose translation MDHNQMLEIVKERLPENRYNHVLGVMETATELAKKFRISEANAKTAAILHDIAKFSDRDWMKSIIESEKLDPLLLEYHSELWHAPVGAYVAKTEFGVEDEDVLNAIRFHTTGRDGMSSLEKVVYIADLVEPHRKFSGVEELRQLKDQGLDVMMEAAVKHSIEFLKSKNQPVFPDSLKCYEGFVQQKGKVKE comes from the coding sequence ATGGATCACAACCAAATGCTTGAAATCGTGAAAGAGCGTCTTCCAGAAAATCGCTATAATCATGTGCTTGGTGTTATGGAAACCGCTACTGAACTTGCAAAAAAATTCCGAATTTCTGAAGCCAATGCCAAAACCGCTGCGATTTTGCACGACATTGCGAAGTTTTCAGATCGAGACTGGATGAAATCCATTATTGAATCTGAGAAATTGGATCCCTTGTTACTCGAGTATCATTCTGAACTTTGGCATGCACCTGTAGGAGCGTACGTAGCGAAAACAGAATTTGGAGTCGAAGATGAAGATGTGCTTAATGCAATTCGTTTTCACACAACAGGGCGTGATGGAATGTCGAGCCTAGAAAAAGTTGTATATATTGCAGACTTGGTTGAACCTCATCGCAAATTTTCGGGTGTTGAAGAATTGCGACAATTAAAAGATCAAGGATTGGATGTTATGATGGAAGCCGCAGTTAAACATTCTATCGAATTTTTAAAATCAAAAAATCAACCGGTGTTTCCGGATTCACTGAAGTGTTATGAAGGCTTCGTGCAACAGAAAGGGAAAGTGAAAGAATGA
- the rpsT gene encoding 30S ribosomal protein S20 — translation MPNIKSAIKRVRTNESKNAQNSHVKSAMRSSVKKADTALTNKEENASDSVKVAIQQVEKAASKGLIHKNTAARKKSRLMKLQA, via the coding sequence ATGCCGAACATTAAATCTGCAATTAAACGTGTGCGCACAAACGAAAGCAAAAATGCTCAAAACTCACATGTAAAATCAGCAATGCGTTCTTCTGTTAAAAAAGCTGACACAGCTTTGACTAATAAAGAAGAAAACGCTAGCGATTCTGTAAAAGTGGCGATTCAACAAGTAGAAAAAGCAGCTTCTAAAGGCTTGATCCACAAAAACACTGCAGCTCGTAAAAAATCTCGCTTGATGAAATTACAAGCGTAA
- a CDS encoding helix-hairpin-helix domain-containing protein codes for MLVNLSQLQNKFVWLLIPAVAIMALLIYLVFSQGAQETTTSTSLELINAESPQQTETPENETIETQLPLMIDVKGQVVKPGVYELPAGSRMQDAIQAAGGFTAEADSRAINLALIVIDETSLYVPATGEEIVVSTIPQAATGDAGGLININRATETELMELPGIGPSKAAAILAYRDEIGHFQAPEELTEVTGIGDKTFEQLKELITAK; via the coding sequence ATGCTGGTGAATCTTTCTCAACTTCAGAACAAGTTTGTATGGCTGCTGATCCCCGCGGTCGCCATCATGGCGCTTTTGATTTATTTGGTTTTTTCTCAAGGAGCACAAGAGACAACTACTTCAACTTCACTCGAACTGATCAACGCTGAATCCCCTCAGCAGACAGAAACCCCAGAAAACGAAACAATTGAAACTCAATTACCTTTAATGATTGATGTAAAAGGTCAAGTAGTTAAACCCGGAGTTTATGAACTTCCTGCAGGTTCTCGCATGCAAGATGCGATTCAAGCAGCTGGAGGATTTACAGCCGAAGCCGATAGTCGCGCGATCAATTTAGCGTTAATCGTTATCGATGAAACCAGCCTTTATGTACCGGCTACTGGTGAAGAAATTGTTGTTTCCACAATACCTCAAGCTGCTACAGGTGATGCAGGTGGCCTTATTAATATAAATCGGGCAACAGAAACTGAATTGATGGAACTGCCTGGTATAGGGCCTTCCAAAGCCGCTGCAATTCTTGCCTACCGTGACGAAATTGGACATTTTCAAGCACCTGAAGAATTAACAGAAGTTACCGGTATCGGTGACAAAACTTTTGAACAATTAAAAGAGTTGATCACTGCAAAATAG
- the rsfS gene encoding ribosome silencing factor: MTKETLLQVAYNAAEDKKAEDIVVLNMEGISLLADYFVICTGNSDRQVQSIAKEIMDKAHEEGHEVKSMEGFDSARWILVDLGDVVAHVFHKDERSYYNLERLWREAPQMEI, from the coding sequence ATGACTAAAGAAACTTTACTACAAGTAGCGTATAACGCAGCAGAAGATAAAAAGGCAGAAGACATCGTTGTGTTAAATATGGAGGGTATTTCGTTATTGGCTGACTACTTTGTCATCTGTACAGGAAATTCAGATCGTCAAGTTCAATCAATCGCAAAAGAGATTATGGACAAAGCTCACGAAGAAGGACACGAAGTGAAAAGCATGGAAGGTTTTGATTCGGCACGTTGGATTCTTGTTGACCTTGGTGATGTGGTCGCACATGTCTTCCATAAAGACGAACGCTCGTATTACAACCTTGAACGTCTGTGGAGAGAAGCTCCGCAAATGGAAATATGA
- a CDS encoding YqzM family protein: protein MNEFEQNVQSKRNDAIDAGMGFVVSFGFFALIFIIAGVVQFAAR, encoded by the coding sequence ATGAATGAATTTGAACAGAATGTACAGTCCAAACGTAACGATGCAATCGACGCTGGAATGGGCTTCGTCGTATCCTTTGGATTTTTCGCCCTTATCTTTATCATTGCTGGAGTTGTACAATTCGCAGCGCGGTAA
- a CDS encoding DNA internalization-related competence protein ComEC/Rec2, with the protein MCWKKESLKLMCVVFLVACALYAIQDFRSQDNFEYTQPYSGELLFRPGAIIDGDSLRGFAVLEDDTVVYARYRVNSMEQKDQLESLVDHSHFQVRGIFEAPSEPSHRYSFNMNNYLQHNGAAKLLIIQSLDGTAKSSTWITKLLKQRDLIQFHIREHFPKSLATEAEALLIGERENMDSEDQRMYQTLGISHLFAISGLHVGIASGLLYFLLIRLHVRKENALIALLIVLPLYAIIAGGAPSVWRAVSMVSVVLLGKLFNFKFPLANIMLTSMIVFILWNPYIMYKIGFQLSYGATFGIVYSRKLLEKIHSPLKMGFVITFISQVTLYPLLLVYFYELSLSAFVVNSLFVPLFTLLILPANFLLLFLTVIFPPAADVLFYFYEPLRDWIDQLMKWLASLPHQLWTPGKPGVRSFILLISSVYVFYCLAERRFKLSQLLILVIPALLITAFPYLDGRLKVTFLDVGQGDSALIELPYRQAVYLVDSGGLLRFDTEAFKEKKRPYEIGRQVVAPYLKGNGISSIDAFILSHPDADHAEGADEIFDLFPVDKLHVTPGSATNPLMVQLAPHIKKTEVVFPGADSTWHVDNTQFTYLSPTDANYEGNNDSLVLLMETGDYRILFIGDLEAKGENELLESYSKELAGLTVLKVGHHGSKTSSSVKFLSVLNPALSIFSTGKDNRYGHPSPEVVERFNEADLTTMNTAENGTIQLLYNGKVVEIKTMR; encoded by the coding sequence ATGTGCTGGAAAAAAGAAAGTTTGAAACTGATGTGTGTGGTTTTTTTAGTTGCTTGTGCTCTTTATGCAATTCAAGATTTTCGCAGTCAAGATAATTTTGAGTATACACAACCGTATTCTGGGGAACTTCTCTTTCGTCCGGGTGCTATAATCGACGGTGATAGTTTAAGAGGATTTGCAGTTTTAGAAGACGACACAGTTGTCTATGCACGTTATCGAGTGAATTCCATGGAACAAAAAGACCAATTGGAAAGTTTGGTAGATCATTCTCATTTTCAAGTGAGGGGGATTTTTGAAGCACCTTCTGAGCCGTCGCATCGTTATTCGTTTAATATGAATAATTACTTACAGCATAATGGTGCAGCAAAACTCCTGATCATTCAGTCTTTGGACGGTACAGCAAAAAGTAGTACGTGGATTACCAAATTATTAAAGCAAAGAGATTTGATACAATTCCATATACGTGAACACTTTCCTAAAAGTTTAGCGACAGAAGCGGAAGCATTATTAATCGGAGAGCGTGAAAATATGGACTCCGAAGATCAAAGAATGTACCAAACGCTTGGTATTTCTCATTTGTTTGCAATTTCAGGACTTCATGTGGGGATTGCTTCGGGATTGTTGTATTTTTTACTCATTCGTTTGCATGTTCGAAAAGAAAATGCATTAATTGCGTTACTGATCGTTTTGCCTTTGTATGCCATTATTGCAGGTGGTGCGCCTTCTGTTTGGCGAGCTGTTAGCATGGTATCAGTTGTTCTTCTGGGGAAGTTGTTTAATTTTAAGTTTCCACTTGCAAATATTATGTTAACTAGTATGATTGTTTTTATTTTATGGAATCCATATATTATGTACAAAATTGGCTTTCAGTTATCGTATGGTGCCACTTTCGGCATTGTTTACTCTAGGAAGCTACTAGAAAAAATTCATTCTCCTCTAAAAATGGGTTTTGTTATTACTTTTATCTCTCAAGTAACGTTATATCCATTGTTACTGGTTTACTTTTATGAATTATCGTTGTCAGCCTTTGTAGTTAATAGCTTGTTTGTTCCATTGTTTACATTATTGATTTTACCGGCAAATTTTTTATTACTGTTTTTGACTGTTATATTCCCACCAGCAGCAGACGTTTTGTTTTATTTTTATGAACCGTTGCGTGATTGGATTGATCAGTTGATGAAATGGCTAGCGAGTTTGCCTCATCAGCTATGGACACCTGGAAAGCCGGGAGTTCGTTCATTTATTTTATTAATAAGTAGTGTATATGTATTTTATTGTTTAGCAGAACGCCGATTTAAGTTATCGCAGTTGCTTATTTTAGTGATACCAGCTTTACTAATTACAGCATTCCCGTATTTAGATGGACGCTTAAAAGTAACATTTTTAGATGTTGGACAAGGCGATAGCGCGCTAATTGAACTACCTTATCGACAAGCGGTTTATTTAGTGGACAGTGGAGGATTGTTGCGTTTTGATACAGAAGCGTTTAAAGAAAAAAAGCGACCGTACGAGATTGGACGACAAGTTGTTGCGCCTTATTTAAAAGGAAATGGTATTTCTTCAATTGATGCTTTTATTCTTTCACATCCTGATGCAGACCACGCAGAAGGAGCAGATGAGATTTTTGATTTGTTTCCAGTGGATAAACTGCATGTAACGCCAGGTTCTGCAACAAATCCTTTGATGGTTCAATTAGCACCGCACATTAAAAAGACAGAAGTAGTTTTTCCAGGCGCGGATTCAACTTGGCATGTGGATAATACACAGTTCACGTATTTGTCACCCACAGATGCCAATTATGAAGGCAATAATGACTCACTTGTTTTATTGATGGAAACGGGAGACTACCGAATTTTATTTATAGGAGACTTAGAAGCTAAAGGTGAGAACGAATTGCTTGAATCGTACAGCAAAGAACTTGCTGGACTGACGGTGTTAAAAGTTGGACACCACGGCAGCAAAACGTCCAGTAGTGTCAAATTTTTATCAGTATTGAATCCAGCCTTATCTATTTTTTCAACGGGCAAAGACAATCGCTATGGACATCCTAGTCCAGAAGTTGTTGAGCGATTTAACGAAGCAGATTTGACTACTATGAATACCGCAGAAAACGGAACCATCCAACTACTTTACAACGGTAAAGTAGTAGAAATTAAAACAATGCGCTAA
- a CDS encoding ComE operon protein 2: MKRITWDQFFMAQSHLLALRSTCTRLAVGATIVRDRRIMAGGYNGSISGGDHCIDKGCYVVDGHCVRTIHAEMNALLQCAKYGVSVNGADMYVSHFPCLQCTKSIIQSGIARLYYATDYKNHEYAIELLEQAGVEVVQVVFDERKIDFLSVEKSALYIELLEKLREKGGSEEELAHYNERVNQLFGEIEV; this comes from the coding sequence ATGAAGCGAATAACGTGGGACCAATTTTTTATGGCACAAAGCCATTTACTCGCACTTAGAAGTACTTGTACACGATTAGCAGTTGGAGCAACAATTGTTCGTGATCGAAGAATTATGGCTGGTGGCTATAATGGATCTATTTCAGGTGGAGACCATTGCATCGATAAAGGATGTTATGTGGTAGATGGCCATTGTGTGCGAACAATCCATGCAGAAATGAATGCATTGTTGCAATGTGCAAAATACGGCGTCAGTGTTAATGGAGCTGACATGTATGTGAGCCATTTTCCTTGTCTTCAATGTACGAAATCAATTATTCAATCAGGCATTGCGCGATTGTATTATGCAACCGACTATAAAAATCATGAATACGCGATAGAGTTATTAGAACAAGCAGGCGTTGAAGTGGTACAAGTTGTATTTGATGAGCGAAAAATCGACTTTTTAAGTGTCGAAAAATCAGCTCTCTACATCGAATTGCTCGAAAAGTTGCGTGAAAAAGGTGGAAGCGAAGAAGAGTTGGCCCATTATAATGAACGGGTGAACCAATTATTCGGAGAAATCGAAGTATAA
- the lepA gene encoding translation elongation factor 4 encodes MNNEERLSRQSKIRNFSIIAHIDHGKSTLADRILEKTEALTTREMKAQSLDSMDLERERGITIKLNAVQLNYKAKDGEIYIMHLIDTPGHVDFTYEVSRSLAACEGAVLVVDAAQGIEAQTLANVYLALDNDLEILPVINKIDLPAADPERVRQEIEEVIGLDASEAVLASAKAGIGIEEILEQIVEKVPAPTGNPDAPLQALIFDSLYDPYRGVVAYIRIVQGTVKPGDRIKMMASGKEFEVIEAGVFTPHATLREELTVGDVGFLTAAIKNVGDSTVGDTITLANNPATTALPGYRRLNPMVYCGLYPIDTSKYNDLRDALEKLELNDAALQFEPESSQALGFGYRCGFLGLLHMEIIQERIEREFKIDLITTAPSVIYDVHMTDGEVLKIDNPAMMPNAQKIQLVEEPYVKATVMVPNDYVGAVMEICQRKRGNFLTMDYVDDIRVSIIYELPLAEIVYDFFDQLKSGTKGYASFDYELIGYKESKLVKMDILLNSEHVDALSFIVHSDFAYERGKIIVDKLRNLIPRQQFEVPIQAAIGQKIVARQTISAIRKNVLAKCYGGDISRKRKLLDKQKEGKKRMKQVGSVEVPQEAFMAILKMDDQSK; translated from the coding sequence ATGAATAATGAGGAAAGACTATCCCGGCAAAGTAAAATCCGCAATTTCTCGATTATTGCACATATTGACCACGGTAAATCTACGCTGGCGGACCGAATTTTAGAAAAAACAGAAGCACTGACTACCCGTGAAATGAAAGCACAATCTCTTGATTCTATGGATCTTGAACGAGAACGTGGGATTACGATTAAATTGAATGCTGTTCAGCTTAATTATAAAGCAAAAGATGGAGAAATTTATATTATGCATTTGATTGACACTCCAGGACATGTGGATTTTACTTATGAAGTATCACGCAGTCTAGCAGCTTGCGAAGGAGCAGTCCTTGTTGTCGATGCAGCACAAGGAATTGAAGCACAAACTTTAGCGAACGTTTATTTGGCGCTAGATAATGATTTGGAAATTCTACCGGTTATCAACAAAATTGACTTACCTGCTGCTGATCCAGAGCGCGTACGTCAAGAAATTGAAGAAGTAATTGGCTTGGATGCTTCTGAAGCAGTATTGGCTTCAGCAAAAGCAGGAATTGGAATTGAAGAAATTCTCGAACAAATCGTGGAGAAAGTCCCTGCACCGACGGGAAATCCCGATGCGCCATTACAAGCTTTGATTTTTGATTCTCTTTATGATCCTTATCGCGGCGTTGTAGCGTATATTCGGATTGTTCAAGGAACCGTAAAACCTGGAGACCGCATTAAGATGATGGCTTCTGGAAAAGAATTTGAAGTAATAGAAGCAGGCGTATTCACTCCTCATGCGACTCTTCGCGAGGAACTGACGGTTGGCGATGTTGGGTTTTTGACTGCTGCTATTAAAAACGTTGGCGATTCGACAGTTGGTGATACCATTACGCTTGCCAATAATCCAGCAACAACAGCATTACCTGGCTATCGCCGATTAAATCCAATGGTTTATTGTGGTCTGTATCCAATTGATACGTCAAAATATAATGACTTACGCGATGCACTAGAAAAATTGGAATTGAACGATGCCGCTCTGCAGTTTGAGCCTGAGTCTTCTCAAGCACTTGGTTTTGGTTATCGCTGTGGGTTCCTAGGTCTTTTGCATATGGAAATTATTCAAGAACGCATTGAGCGTGAGTTTAAGATTGATTTGATTACTACTGCGCCAAGTGTAATTTACGATGTTCATATGACAGACGGAGAAGTTTTGAAAATTGATAATCCTGCGATGATGCCGAATGCACAAAAAATTCAACTAGTTGAAGAACCTTATGTCAAAGCAACGGTCATGGTGCCCAATGATTATGTGGGTGCTGTTATGGAAATTTGTCAGCGAAAGCGTGGTAACTTCTTAACGATGGATTATGTTGACGACATTCGTGTCAGTATTATTTATGAATTGCCTCTTGCTGAAATTGTTTATGATTTTTTTGATCAGTTGAAATCGGGGACAAAAGGATACGCTTCTTTCGATTACGAATTGATCGGCTATAAAGAATCCAAGCTTGTTAAAATGGATATTCTTCTGAACTCCGAGCATGTGGATGCACTAAGCTTTATTGTTCACAGTGACTTCGCTTACGAACGTGGCAAAATTATCGTCGATAAGTTGAGAAATCTAATTCCTCGTCAGCAATTCGAGGTGCCAATTCAAGCGGCTATCGGTCAAAAAATCGTAGCTCGTCAAACGATCAGTGCAATTCGTAAAAACGTTCTTGCTAAATGTTACGGTGGAGACATTTCCCGCAAACGGAAACTTTTAGACAAGCAAAAAGAAGGTAAAAAACGCATGAAGCAAGTTGGATCTGTGGAAGTGCCACAAGAAGCATTTATGGCGATCCTCAAAATGGACGACCAATCCAAATAA
- a CDS encoding nicotinate-nucleotide adenylyltransferase has translation MKKVGILGGTFNPPHLGHLIMASEALYAAELDEVRFMPNYIAPHKEVAGASATERLAMTKLAVSNHAQFKVEDLEIKNGGVSYSFDTLTKLSEREPDVEFYFIIGGDMVEGLSSWYRIDELVELVCFIGVQRPGYNAQTTYPVMMIDSPELSLSSTMLRERAATNHPLTYLVPEKVEAFIRKERLYGSQPNA, from the coding sequence ATGAAAAAAGTAGGGATATTAGGTGGGACATTTAACCCACCTCATCTCGGCCATTTAATCATGGCTAGTGAAGCGCTCTATGCAGCTGAACTAGACGAAGTTCGTTTTATGCCCAATTACATTGCGCCTCATAAAGAAGTTGCGGGAGCAAGTGCCACAGAGCGTCTTGCCATGACTAAACTAGCAGTTTCCAATCATGCTCAATTCAAAGTAGAAGACCTTGAAATTAAAAATGGTGGGGTATCCTATTCTTTTGATACATTAACGAAATTATCGGAACGTGAACCCGATGTCGAATTCTATTTTATTATCGGTGGCGACATGGTAGAGGGATTGTCTTCTTGGTATCGAATAGATGAATTAGTCGAGTTGGTTTGCTTTATAGGTGTTCAACGACCGGGGTATAATGCACAGACAACTTATCCAGTGATGATGATTGACTCACCCGAATTGTCACTGTCTTCAACAATGTTAAGAGAACGTGCTGCTACTAATCACCCGTTAACATACTTAGTTCCTGAAAAAGTAGAAGCTTTTATTCGAAAGGAGCGTTTATATGGATCACAACCAAATGCTTGA
- the holA gene encoding DNA polymerase III subunit delta gives MITSVWKSIRSGQIDPVYLIVGTESYFIEKTLDLLKDKLTAGGELELSFFDLDEMPVEHVIDEADTIPFFSDRKLIIARNASFLKAAERGKEKINHDIKVLETWLEHPPSSSVTIFVAPYEKLDERKKVTKLMKQHTVLIEAKSLQANDLETWLMHEAKNFGKSIQLKAAQRLMEMAGTNLTQLSSEIEKMSLYLGENDEEITVDLVEQMTARTLEQDAFKMLQSYLDGNVSGALSVYYDLLRQKEEPVALTALLASQIRFMIQVYYLQKKGYHAQQISKQLKAHPYRVKLLVEKRQQISEKRLLQVLGDLADIDLQLKTLNGNRERILEFFLMKRARQTKQ, from the coding sequence ATGATTACTTCCGTGTGGAAGTCGATACGCAGCGGACAAATAGACCCTGTTTATCTCATTGTAGGGACAGAAAGCTATTTTATTGAAAAAACCTTAGACTTGTTAAAAGATAAATTAACGGCTGGTGGCGAATTGGAACTATCTTTTTTTGATTTAGACGAAATGCCGGTTGAACATGTTATTGATGAAGCAGACACCATTCCTTTTTTTAGTGACCGCAAGTTGATTATTGCACGCAATGCGTCGTTTTTAAAAGCAGCAGAGCGTGGCAAAGAAAAAATCAATCACGATATAAAAGTGTTAGAAACGTGGCTTGAACATCCACCGAGTAGTTCAGTAACAATTTTTGTTGCACCTTATGAAAAACTAGACGAACGAAAAAAAGTGACCAAGCTAATGAAACAGCACACTGTGCTGATTGAAGCTAAATCACTGCAAGCTAATGATTTAGAAACGTGGTTAATGCATGAAGCGAAAAATTTTGGCAAAAGCATTCAATTAAAAGCTGCGCAACGATTGATGGAAATGGCTGGGACAAACCTTACACAATTATCTTCGGAAATTGAAAAGATGTCATTGTACTTAGGTGAAAATGATGAAGAAATCACGGTAGATCTTGTAGAACAAATGACGGCGAGAACACTCGAACAAGATGCATTTAAAATGTTGCAATCCTATTTAGATGGCAATGTGAGTGGAGCGCTTAGTGTTTATTATGATTTATTGCGACAAAAAGAAGAACCAGTAGCGCTAACAGCGTTACTGGCTTCTCAAATCCGTTTTATGATACAAGTTTATTATTTGCAGAAAAAAGGGTATCACGCACAGCAAATTTCTAAGCAGTTAAAAGCGCATCCGTACCGAGTGAAATTGCTTGTAGAGAAACGTCAGCAAATATCGGAAAAACGCTTGTTGCAAGTGTTAGGTGATTTAGCCGATATTGATTTGCAACTAAAAACACTGAATGGCAACCGTGAGCGCATTCTCGAATTTTTCTTAATGAAGCGAGCAAGACAAACCAAACAATAA